Part of the Janibacter alkaliphilus genome is shown below.
AGCGCCGCGACGAGCATCACCGCGTAGGACTCGAAGAGGTCGGCGGCCATGCCGGCGCAGTCGCCGACGTTGTCCCCGACGTTGTCGGCGATGGTGGCCGCGTTGCGCGGGTCGTCCTCGGGGATGCCGGCCTCGACCTTGCCGACGAGGTCGGCGCCGACGTCGGCGGCCTTGGTGAAGATGCCGCCGCCGACCCGCATGAACATCGCCAGCAGCGCCGCGCCGAAGCCGAAGCCCTCGAGCACCGTGGGCGCCTGGCCGGCGTAGGCGAGGACGACGATGGCCGCCCCGAGCAGACCCAGGCCCACGGTGAACATGCCGACCACGCCACCGGTGCGGAAGGCGATCCGCATGCCCTCCTCACGGCCGGAGGTGCGAGCCGCCTCGGCGACCCGCACGTTGGCCTTGACCGCCAGCGACATGCCCAGGTAGCCGATCGCCGCCGAGAAGAGGGCGCCGAGGACGAAGAAGCCGGACCGACCCCAGCGCACCGCGGCGTCGTCGGCCGGCAGCAGGAGCAGCAGCGCGAAGACGAGGACGACGAAGATGCCCAGGGTGCGGAACTGGCGGCGCAGGTAGGCGTGCGCGCCCTCCTCGACGGCGTCGCCGATCTCGCGCATCCGCTCGGTGCCGGCCTCGGCCGCCAGCACCTGGCGGCGGAAGACCACGCCCATGACGAGGGCGACGACGGCGATCAGCGCGACGACCACGGTCATCGTCTGGTTGGTCCCGGACAGCTCGAGCGCCTCGGCGCCGTCGACCGTGGGGGTGAACCTGCCAGCCATACCCATCCTCCTCGATGGATCCGACCTGTCGGCGGGCGTCTCGCCCGCCGCGGCTCACCCTACTGGGCGGTCTGGGCGGCTGCAGCGATCGCGGCGTCGACGTCCGGGGCGACGTCCAGGACGGTGTCCAGGCCGGTGATGCCCAGCACCCGCAGCACCCGCTCGTGGGAGGCGGCCACGGTGAGCACCCCGGCGGAGCGGCGCAACCCCTTCAGCCGGCCGACGACGACCCCGAGGCCGGTGGAGTCGATGAAGGAGACGTCGGTCAGGTCCAGCACCATCCGGCGGTGGCCGGCGAGGATGAGCGCGTCGATGGCCTCCCGCATGGACGGCGCGGAGGTGACGTCGACGTCCCCCTGGACGTGCACGACCGGGACCGGGCCCTGCTCGCTGGTGGTCACGCTGACACCCATGCGACTGCCCTCCTTCGATCGTCGGTCGTCGGCCATACCGTAGAGGACGATGCCCGACCTGCCAGAACGCTCCCAGCACGCGGACACCGGCACCCCTCCCGCGGGGACCGCCGGGGGCGCCGACGTGCCCTCCGCCGGAGGCGCCGTCGCTCCCTGCGACGGGTGGGGCCGGACCACGCTCGCCGGCCTGGCGGCCGGCCGCGGAGAACCGCTGCGGCACGTCGAGGAGCTGCCGGCACGCCCGGCCCGGCACGCCGAGATGCCCGGCTGGGTGGCTCCGGCGCTGCGCTCGACCCTCGCCGGGCAGGGCATCACCTCGCTGTGGTCGCACCAGCGGGAGGCGGCCGACCTGGCGCGCGACGGGGAGCACGTCGTGGTGGCGACCGGCACCGCCTCCGGGAAGTCGCTGGCCTACCTGCTGCCGTCGCTGACCGCGGTGCTGGAGGCCGAGGCCACCCCGCTGGGACGGGCGAGCGTGCTCTACCTCTCGCCGACGAAGGCGCTCGCCGCAGACCAGCTGGACCGGCTGCGGTCGTGGGCGGTGCCCGGGATCCGGCCGGCGACCTACGACGGGGACACCCCCACCGAGGAACGGCGGTGGATCCGCCAGCACGCCAACGTCGTGCTGACCAACCCCGACCTCGTGCACCACTCGCTGCTGCCGGCGCACGAGCACTGGTCGGGCTTCCTGCGGGCGCTGCGCTACGTCGTCGTCGACGAGTGCCACGCCTACCGGGGGATCTTCGGCAGCCACGTCGCGCTGCTGCTGCGGCGGCTGCGCCGGGTCGCCCGCCGCTACGGCACCGACCCCACCGTCGTGCTGGCCTCGGCCACCGCCGGCGACCCGGCGGCGCACGCCTCCCGGCTGGTCGGGGCGCCGGTGACCGAGGTGGTCGAGGACGGCTCGCCGCGCGGCGCGGTCACCTTCGGGCTGTGGCAGCCGCCGGAGGATCAGGACGGTCAGCGCCGCTCCCCGACCGCCGAGGCCGGCGAGCTGCTCTCCGAGCTGGTGGCCCAGGACGTGCAGACGCTCGCCTTCGCCCGGTCCCGGGCCGGGGTCGAGGCGCTCGCCCTCACCGCCGGTCGGCGGCTGCCCGAAGGGGGTCCGCTGGCCGGACGGGTGGCCGCCTACCGCGGCGGCTACCTGCCAGAGGAGCGGCGGCTGCTGGAGCAGCGGCTGCGCTCCCGAGAGCTGCTCGGCCTGGCGGCCACCAACGCGCTGGAGCTGGGTGTGGACGTCGCCGGGCTGGACGCGGTGCTCATGGCCGGGTGGCCCGGACGGCTGGCCTCGCTGTGGCAGCAGGCCGGCCGGGCCGGGCGGGCCGGCGGCGAGGCGCTGGCGGTGCTGCTGGCCGCGGACGACCCGCTGGACTCGTGGCTGGTGGACCACCCGGAGGCCATCTTCGGCGCGCCCGTCGAGGCGAGCGTGCTCGACCCGGGCAACGTGCACGTGCTGGCCCCGCACCTGGCCTGCGCGGCCGCCGAGCTGCCGGTCACCGAGGACGACGAGCAGTGGTTCGGCCCGTCGCTGGGCACCGTGCTGGAGGTCCTGGTGCAGCGCGGGATCCTGCGCCGTCGACCCGGGGGCTGGTACTGGACGCGGCCGGACCGCCCCGGCGAGCACGTCTCGCTGCGGGGCATCGGCGACGTCGTCAGCGTCGTCGAGACCCGGACCGGCCGGGTGGTCGGCACGGTCGACGGCACCTCGGCGCACTCCCAGGTGCACACCGGGGCGGTGCACCTGCACCAGGGCGAGACCTATGTCGTCACCGACCTCGACCTCGAGGGCGCCACCGCGAGCGTCGTCCGCGGCGATCCCGGGTGGAGCACCCAGGCGACGTCGGTCTCCTCCTTCGACCTCGTCGCCGAGGAGGAGGCCAGCGAGCACGGACCGGTGCGGGTGAGCTACGGCCGGGTGCGGGTGCGCGAGCAGGTGACCGGCTTCCTGCGCCGCCTGCCCGGCGGGGAGGTCATCGGCACCCACCCGCTGACGCTGCCCGAGCGCAGCCTGTCCACCCGCGGCGTGTGGTGGACCATGCAGCCGGACGCCCTGGCCGCGGCAGGGGTCACCGAGGCGGAGGTGCCCGGGGCGGCGCACGCGGCCGAGCACGCGGCCATCGGCATGCTGCCCCTGCTGGCGACCTGCGACCGCTGGGACATCGGCGGGGTCTCGACCGCCTGCCACCCGGACACCGGGCTGCCGACGATCCTCGTCCACGACGGCCACCCGGGGGGAGCCGGCTTCGCCGAGCGCGCCCACCAGCGGCTGCGGGAGTGGCTGGCCGCGACCCGCGAGACGATCGCCGACTGCCCCTGCGAGTCGGGGTGCCCCTCGTGCGTGGTCTCGCCGAAGTGCGGCAACGGCAACGAGCCGCTGAGCAAGGCGGGGGCGGTGGCCCTGCTCGACGTCGTCCGGGACGCGACCAGGGTCGCCGCGAGCTAGGGTGCGGGGCGGACCTGCGGGCCCGCGCCCGCCCCACCCCTGACGAAAGGCACACCCGGCATGGTCATCATCGGCATCGTCGTCGTCCTGGTGGCGCTCGCGATCGGCATCGCGCTGATCCTGGGCACGAGCAACCTCTCCGGCCAGGAGATCGAG
Proteins encoded:
- a CDS encoding STAS domain-containing protein, with product MGVSVTTSEQGPVPVVHVQGDVDVTSAPSMREAIDALILAGHRRMVLDLTDVSFIDSTGLGVVVGRLKGLRRSAGVLTVAASHERVLRVLGITGLDTVLDVAPDVDAAIAAAAQTAQ
- a CDS encoding DEAD/DEAH box helicase, with the translated sequence MPDLPERSQHADTGTPPAGTAGGADVPSAGGAVAPCDGWGRTTLAGLAAGRGEPLRHVEELPARPARHAEMPGWVAPALRSTLAGQGITSLWSHQREAADLARDGEHVVVATGTASGKSLAYLLPSLTAVLEAEATPLGRASVLYLSPTKALAADQLDRLRSWAVPGIRPATYDGDTPTEERRWIRQHANVVLTNPDLVHHSLLPAHEHWSGFLRALRYVVVDECHAYRGIFGSHVALLLRRLRRVARRYGTDPTVVLASATAGDPAAHASRLVGAPVTEVVEDGSPRGAVTFGLWQPPEDQDGQRRSPTAEAGELLSELVAQDVQTLAFARSRAGVEALALTAGRRLPEGGPLAGRVAAYRGGYLPEERRLLEQRLRSRELLGLAATNALELGVDVAGLDAVLMAGWPGRLASLWQQAGRAGRAGGEALAVLLAADDPLDSWLVDHPEAIFGAPVEASVLDPGNVHVLAPHLACAAAELPVTEDDEQWFGPSLGTVLEVLVQRGILRRRPGGWYWTRPDRPGEHVSLRGIGDVVSVVETRTGRVVGTVDGTSAHSQVHTGAVHLHQGETYVVTDLDLEGATASVVRGDPGWSTQATSVSSFDLVAEEEASEHGPVRVSYGRVRVREQVTGFLRRLPGGEVIGTHPLTLPERSLSTRGVWWTMQPDALAAAGVTEAEVPGAAHAAEHAAIGMLPLLATCDRWDIGGVSTACHPDTGLPTILVHDGHPGGAGFAERAHQRLREWLAATRETIADCPCESGCPSCVVSPKCGNGNEPLSKAGAVALLDVVRDATRVAAS